A single genomic interval of Pyrobaculum arsenaticum DSM 13514 harbors:
- a CDS encoding 2-hydroxyacid dehydrogenase: MELYVNFNLPKEAEEELGRYYKIVKGGDLSGVEVAFVYRLSPEELKKMPKLKFIQVVLAGLDHLPWEHIPPHVVVAGNAGSNADAVTEFALGLLLASYKRIIHYSEKMRRGDYDKNLEVPLLQGKKVAVLGLGEIGIRVARLIAALGAEVWGFARTPREGPWRFTSSLEEALRGAKAAVCALPLTRRTRGLIRYEHLALMAEDGVFVNVGRAEVVDREGALRIVKERPRFVFASDVWWGRNDFAKDAEFFSLPNVVATPWVAGGYGSEEVWRKMVMDAVKNLIAYATGGVVRNIARRDDYL; the protein is encoded by the coding sequence ATGGAGCTGTACGTAAACTTCAACTTGCCAAAAGAGGCGGAGGAAGAGCTGGGAAGGTACTATAAAATCGTCAAGGGGGGTGATCTGAGCGGTGTCGAAGTGGCGTTTGTCTATAGGCTCAGCCCGGAGGAGTTGAAAAAGATGCCGAAGCTGAAATTTATCCAGGTGGTATTAGCAGGCCTAGATCACTTGCCTTGGGAGCATATCCCACCCCACGTGGTTGTGGCGGGCAACGCCGGTTCAAACGCTGACGCTGTTACCGAATTCGCGCTGGGCCTCCTCCTCGCCTCCTACAAGAGGATAATACACTACAGCGAGAAAATGAGGCGTGGCGACTATGACAAAAACCTTGAAGTGCCTCTTCTCCAAGGCAAAAAAGTAGCTGTCTTGGGCCTCGGCGAAATCGGCATAAGGGTTGCGCGGCTTATCGCGGCGCTTGGAGCGGAGGTTTGGGGCTTTGCCCGGACACCTCGGGAGGGACCGTGGCGCTTCACCTCAAGCCTAGAGGAGGCGCTTAGGGGGGCCAAGGCGGCGGTCTGCGCCCTGCCGCTGACTCGGCGCACTAGGGGGCTGATAAGATACGAGCACTTGGCGCTTATGGCGGAGGACGGGGTATTCGTCAACGTGGGGAGGGCCGAGGTTGTTGACAGGGAGGGGGCGCTGAGGATTGTGAAGGAGAGGCCGCGCTTCGTCTTCGCCAGCGACGTGTGGTGGGGGCGCAACGACTTCGCCAAGGACGCCGAGTTTTTCTCGCTACCCAACGTGGTCGCGACGCCGTGGGTCGCCGGGGGATACGGAAGCGAGGAGGTGTGGCGCAAGATGGTGATGGACGCCGTCAAGAACCTCATCGCCTACGCCACTGGCGGCGTTGTTAGGAACATCGCCCGGAGAGACGACTACTTGTAA
- a CDS encoding fucose isomerase, producing the protein MAYLLHSPIHGETFVKEVARRLLQSVGFFKNPETPAPEKFPLIIHATGGTTAAALDLVKKSGARGAVLLGFGEHNSFASVLHAKAEIEALGLPVVAYHCPSYNQCGDVAARAKKVADTASSLVGAKAVLIGSETYQAQAAREKLGWAVEVVPLEKFEEAVDASEPDDELLKLFGDDRVAKVATALEKVSAGANLVAIQCFPFLMKRRYTPCLALALLNSRGRVVACEGDLAAGLAMLMSRGLTGYSGWIANVVCHGGAEAVFAHCTIALNMAKSWRIMPHFESGYPHGLAAELKEAVYTAVSISPRFNKAALGRVEVVRSGNFLQEACRTQAQVRFRRAVKLEEEAPANHHVFTPGDVVDEAEAVLRLLAIPTSRY; encoded by the coding sequence GTGGCCTACCTTCTACATTCTCCCATCCATGGAGAGACATTTGTGAAGGAGGTGGCGCGGCGCCTATTACAGTCTGTGGGGTTTTTCAAAAACCCAGAGACCCCGGCGCCTGAGAAGTTTCCCCTCATCATCCACGCAACTGGCGGCACCACGGCGGCTGCCCTTGACCTCGTCAAGAAGAGCGGCGCCCGCGGAGCTGTGCTACTGGGTTTCGGCGAGCACAACAGCTTCGCCAGCGTGCTCCACGCCAAGGCCGAGATAGAGGCGCTGGGTCTGCCCGTAGTAGCCTACCACTGCCCCTCCTACAATCAGTGCGGAGACGTCGCGGCAAGGGCAAAGAAAGTCGCCGACACCGCCTCCTCGCTGGTGGGCGCCAAGGCGGTTCTAATCGGCTCGGAGACATACCAAGCACAAGCCGCCCGGGAGAAGCTTGGCTGGGCTGTTGAGGTTGTGCCCCTGGAGAAGTTCGAGGAAGCAGTAGACGCCTCGGAGCCGGACGACGAGCTTCTGAAGCTTTTTGGGGACGACAGAGTGGCTAAAGTAGCGACGGCCCTAGAGAAGGTCTCGGCAGGTGCGAACCTCGTCGCAATTCAGTGCTTCCCCTTCCTCATGAAGCGGCGCTACACCCCCTGCCTGGCCCTTGCCCTGCTCAACTCGAGGGGGCGAGTAGTGGCATGCGAAGGCGACTTGGCGGCGGGGCTCGCCATGCTTATGTCGAGGGGGCTGACGGGGTACAGCGGCTGGATAGCCAACGTCGTGTGTCACGGCGGCGCCGAGGCGGTCTTCGCCCACTGCACAATAGCGCTTAACATGGCGAAGAGCTGGCGGATCATGCCCCACTTCGAGTCGGGCTACCCCCACGGCCTCGCCGCCGAGCTGAAAGAGGCGGTCTACACCGCTGTGTCCATCTCGCCTAGGTTCAACAAAGCCGCCCTGGGAAGGGTGGAGGTGGTGAGGAGCGGCAACTTCTTACAGGAGGCTTGCCGCACCCAGGCCCAGGTGAGGTTTAGGAGGGCGGTGAAGCTGGAAGAGGAGGCCCCGGCCAACCACCACGTCTTTACCCCCGGCGACGTCGTGGACGAGGCCGAGGCCGTGTTGAGGCTGTTGGCGATCCCCACGTCGAGATATTGA
- a CDS encoding ABC transporter permease, whose translation MGAFTALVVKDLQEILTSRYFLASLLGGFVVLIALGAVMGASIETAQKATQSFAVVVGNTTELGQRYVELLRELGGVLYEKFSPDLLDRYSYAVVVPPNFTLPAKVEVYAKYRGLLSTATPLFVELAAQRLAEEVGVPPQPINTELYVYLGDRVLKAGEVAMLANLFLISWMFMFLVPLLVASTAAVAVGLEKEKRTFELILSTPATARTLVAAKLTSAVALAFIQFAVMAVAFIFYFYNLSRAAPPVLSGEVAGEAVAPSPALFVPVALSTLALSLALLGLAFIAATRVEDIKTAQSVVPMVVFPLLVPSFAAIFGTVEGLEAYPFVHPLAVAYSALVGQWDKAYAFLATDWALAIAVVASILKFVTTDYLITGRWRR comes from the coding sequence GTGGGTGCATTCACGGCACTGGTGGTGAAGGACCTCCAGGAGATTTTGACATCTCGCTACTTCTTGGCTTCTCTTCTAGGCGGTTTTGTAGTCTTAATAGCGCTGGGCGCCGTGATGGGGGCGTCGATAGAAACTGCCCAGAAGGCTACTCAGAGTTTTGCAGTGGTGGTGGGGAACACCACAGAGCTGGGCCAGAGGTACGTGGAGCTGTTAAGGGAGCTCGGCGGTGTTTTGTACGAGAAGTTCTCCCCCGACTTGCTTGACAGGTACAGCTACGCCGTCGTGGTGCCGCCTAATTTCACACTGCCGGCAAAGGTGGAGGTGTATGCAAAATACAGGGGGTTGTTGTCCACGGCGACGCCTCTCTTCGTGGAGCTGGCCGCGCAGAGGCTTGCCGAAGAGGTGGGCGTGCCGCCGCAGCCTATCAACACGGAGCTCTACGTATACCTCGGCGATCGCGTGTTAAAGGCTGGGGAGGTGGCGATGCTGGCAAATCTCTTCCTCATATCTTGGATGTTTATGTTCCTGGTGCCTCTGCTAGTCGCCTCCACGGCGGCGGTTGCGGTGGGGCTTGAGAAGGAGAAGAGGACGTTTGAGCTTATCCTCTCGACGCCGGCTACTGCGAGGACGCTCGTCGCGGCGAAGCTCACAAGCGCCGTGGCGCTGGCGTTTATACAATTCGCCGTGATGGCCGTGGCGTTTATCTTCTACTTCTACAACCTTTCCAGAGCCGCACCCCCCGTGCTTTCCGGCGAAGTTGCGGGGGAGGCAGTAGCTCCGTCGCCCGCGTTGTTTGTCCCGGTGGCTTTGTCCACGCTGGCCTTGTCCTTGGCGCTACTGGGACTCGCGTTTATAGCCGCGACCAGAGTCGAGGATATAAAGACGGCGCAGAGCGTCGTACCCATGGTTGTGTTCCCCCTCCTCGTGCCGTCCTTCGCCGCGATCTTCGGCACAGTGGAAGGCCTTGAGGCCTACCCCTTCGTCCACCCACTGGCTGTGGCATATTCGGCGCTGGTTGGGCAGTGGGATAAGGCCTACGCCTTTCTCGCAACTGATTGGGCCTTGGCCATCGCCGTCGTCGCATCTATACTCAAATTCGTCACCACGGACTACCTCATAACTGGGAGGTGGAGGCGATGA
- a CDS encoding ABC transporter ATP-binding protein, with protein MIRAVQLAKRFGKIEALKNVTLEVNQGEVVGLVGPNGAGKTTTLRILAGLLRPDAGYAEVLGVRTTSPEFKKVKRWVAYLPEEVMPYDNLTGRAFIEFVHGLYGVDNVKEAVEISGLGPRIDDKVKTYSKGMRRRLVVAALLTAGAKALLLDEPTSGVDVIHAVEIRRLVREYAVSRKATVVYSSHNMLEVESICDRVYFINNGVVVDSGAPRDLAAKYSAANLEEAFVRAVGF; from the coding sequence ATGATACGCGCAGTGCAGTTAGCCAAGAGGTTTGGGAAAATAGAGGCCTTGAAAAACGTGACGCTTGAGGTTAACCAGGGCGAGGTGGTGGGGCTCGTCGGGCCCAACGGGGCGGGCAAGACCACGACGCTGAGGATACTCGCCGGCCTGTTGAGGCCGGACGCAGGCTACGCGGAGGTCCTCGGCGTGAGGACAACTTCGCCCGAGTTTAAGAAGGTTAAGAGATGGGTGGCGTACCTCCCCGAGGAGGTTATGCCCTACGACAACTTAACAGGTAGGGCCTTCATAGAGTTCGTCCACGGGCTCTACGGCGTGGATAACGTAAAGGAGGCGGTGGAGATATCGGGGCTGGGCCCACGGATAGACGACAAGGTTAAGACATATTCAAAGGGCATGAGGAGGAGGCTCGTCGTCGCCGCCTTGCTCACCGCGGGGGCAAAGGCGCTGTTGCTAGACGAGCCCACGTCGGGCGTAGACGTCATACACGCCGTGGAGATTAGGAGGCTCGTAAGGGAATACGCCGTCAGCAGAAAAGCTACTGTGGTGTACTCGAGCCACAATATGCTGGAGGTCGAGAGCATATGCGACCGGGTGTACTTCATAAACAACGGCGTAGTGGTAGACAGCGGGGCCCCGAGGGATCTGGCGGCTAAGTACTCCGCCGCCAACTTAGAGGAGGCCTTTGTCAGGGCTGTGGGCTTCTAG
- a CDS encoding MqnA/MqnD/SBP family protein yields MRVVRIKYAHSEPLFWRARLEVVEGGNLEAARLIADCAADLGFVPITLAAELGLPIVPRLAIYAVGPIISARLFEGKGEKGPCAVSETTVSARVVSRLMGISFRRVEDPWRGLEECSQVLAVGDDALKMADVGVRHIVDVGELWWERVGTPLFFAVLVARRWSRDVEAAVEEMENSVAMFYENPVPVVEAVSRRLGVSKSLVEEYFRRSRYLVGPDGVEHMRREAEILGLPPLRFLEAHSPDKGLL; encoded by the coding sequence GTGAGAGTTGTCAGGATAAAGTACGCCCACAGCGAGCCCCTCTTCTGGCGGGCCAGGCTGGAGGTGGTGGAGGGCGGCAACTTGGAAGCGGCGAGACTCATAGCCGACTGCGCCGCCGACTTGGGCTTTGTGCCGATCACCTTGGCGGCTGAGTTGGGGCTCCCAATCGTCCCGAGGCTTGCCATATACGCCGTTGGGCCCATCATCTCGGCTAGGCTCTTCGAGGGGAAAGGCGAGAAGGGGCCGTGCGCCGTGTCTGAAACCACCGTCAGCGCGAGGGTAGTAAGCCGATTGATGGGGATCTCGTTTAGGAGGGTAGAAGATCCGTGGAGGGGACTTGAGGAATGCTCCCAAGTATTAGCCGTTGGCGACGACGCCTTAAAAATGGCAGACGTGGGGGTGAGACACATAGTCGACGTGGGGGAGCTGTGGTGGGAGCGGGTGGGGACTCCTCTGTTCTTCGCCGTGCTGGTGGCGAGGAGGTGGAGCCGCGACGTGGAGGCGGCCGTTGAGGAGATGGAGAACTCCGTGGCGATGTTTTACGAGAACCCAGTACCGGTAGTGGAGGCCGTGTCGCGCAGACTCGGCGTCAGCAAAAGCCTTGTGGAGGAGTACTTCCGCCGGTCTCGCTACTTGGTAGGCCCCGACGGGGTGGAGCATATGAGGAGAGAGGCGGAGATACTGGGCCTCCCCCCGCTGAGGTTCCTAGAAGCCCACAGCCCTGACAAAGGCCTCCTCTAA
- a CDS encoding class I SAM-dependent methyltransferase — protein sequence METFGERSATFYNLLVSLKVFDWAYGLAYRYVTRLVPPGNYVLEIGPGVGALLRKLEQGGYKAVGLDASPPMLKRAQRRAPGVSTIGVSFKAPFRGEAFNAAVALFTVHHWGDHEGSVEEVRRVLKPGGYFVVVEVDLRRMPLVGSHGCTEECLKSVLERGFHTVVEKRFPLLVAVAKKV from the coding sequence ATGGAGACGTTCGGCGAGAGGAGCGCTACGTTTTACAACCTGCTGGTGTCTCTCAAGGTATTTGACTGGGCCTACGGGCTGGCCTATAGGTACGTCACGAGGCTAGTCCCTCCGGGAAACTACGTCCTGGAGATAGGACCCGGCGTGGGGGCGCTGTTGAGGAAGCTGGAGCAAGGCGGGTACAAGGCTGTCGGCCTAGACGCCTCTCCGCCGATGCTGAAGCGCGCCCAGCGCAGGGCTCCCGGCGTGTCGACGATCGGCGTCAGCTTCAAGGCACCGTTTAGAGGCGAGGCTTTCAACGCCGCTGTGGCCCTCTTTACTGTTCATCACTGGGGGGACCACGAGGGCTCCGTCGAGGAGGTGAGACGCGTCTTGAAGCCAGGGGGCTACTTCGTAGTCGTGGAGGTTGATCTGCGGAGGATGCCGCTGGTAGGCTCCCACGGTTGCACCGAGGAGTGCCTCAAATCGGTGCTGGAGAGGGGGTTCCACACAGTGGTGGAAAAACGGTTCCCCCTACTGGTTGCTGTGGCAAAAAAGGTATGA
- the mqnC gene encoding cyclic dehypoxanthinyl futalosine synthase: MDVPSRSYIEDLLKADLWELGRRAYEIRTRLYGDLATFIPNMVLNYTNVCVVGCSFCAFYRPPRHPEAYAYSVEEAVKRVLAVDAKYGIRQVLIQGGVNPEIGIEYFEELFRAIKAKAPHIAIHALSPLEVEYLARRERATYREVLERLKAAGMESMPGGGGEILVDDVRKIIAPKKIDSDTWLRIMEEAHKAGILSSATMMYGHVETPSDIAEHMYKIAQLQAKTGGFVAFIAWNFEPGTSELGKKIPYPKTSATLLRMVAVARIVFNGLIPHIQAGWLTTGPETAQLALYFGADDFGGTLYEEKVLEWVRAEAPIDRKTDVVNIIRDAGFRPAERDNLYRAVAYY, encoded by the coding sequence ATGGACGTTCCCAGCAGGAGTTATATTGAAGATCTACTGAAGGCGGACTTGTGGGAGCTTGGGAGGAGGGCTTACGAGATCAGGACGAGGCTATATGGGGACTTAGCCACCTTCATACCAAACATGGTCCTGAACTACACAAACGTCTGCGTTGTCGGGTGCTCCTTCTGCGCCTTCTACCGCCCGCCCCGCCACCCGGAGGCGTATGCGTACTCTGTGGAGGAGGCCGTGAAGAGGGTCCTCGCCGTAGACGCGAAGTACGGCATTAGGCAGGTTTTAATACAGGGCGGGGTCAACCCCGAAATCGGCATTGAGTACTTCGAGGAGCTGTTCCGCGCCATCAAGGCCAAGGCGCCGCACATCGCGATCCACGCCCTGTCTCCTCTGGAGGTGGAGTACCTCGCGAGGCGGGAGAGGGCCACTTACAGGGAGGTGCTGGAGAGGCTTAAGGCGGCGGGGATGGAGTCTATGCCAGGGGGCGGCGGGGAGATCCTCGTCGACGATGTCAGGAAGATCATAGCGCCGAAGAAGATCGACAGCGATACTTGGCTCCGGATTATGGAGGAGGCGCATAAGGCCGGCATCCTGTCCTCGGCGACGATGATGTATGGCCACGTGGAGACGCCCAGCGACATAGCAGAGCACATGTACAAAATCGCCCAGCTCCAGGCCAAGACCGGCGGCTTCGTGGCGTTCATCGCGTGGAACTTCGAGCCCGGGACGAGCGAGCTTGGGAAGAAGATCCCATACCCCAAGACCTCGGCCACCCTGCTGAGGATGGTCGCCGTAGCCCGCATAGTGTTCAACGGCCTCATCCCCCACATACAGGCCGGGTGGCTCACCACAGGCCCCGAGACCGCCCAGCTGGCGCTGTATTTCGGCGCCGACGACTTCGGTGGGACCCTCTACGAAGAGAAGGTCTTGGAGTGGGTAAGGGCAGAGGCCCCCATCGACAGGAAGACAGACGTCGTCAACATTATCCGAGACGCCGGGTTTAGGCCGGCGGAGCGGGACAACCTCTACAGGGCTGTGGCCTACTACTAA
- a CDS encoding nucleotidyltransferase domain-containing protein, producing the protein MLNWGVERVRAIKEWRAIAERICEEVRRYLPDAKVYVFGSVARGDWAADSDIDVLIISERAPDDALERARIAVAVKEALGRLAPVELHFATPKQYAEWYAKFIDVSVKIC; encoded by the coding sequence ATGTTAAATTGGGGAGTTGAGAGGGTCCGCGCCATTAAGGAGTGGAGGGCTATCGCTGAAAGGATCTGCGAAGAGGTCAGGAGGTATCTGCCCGATGCGAAGGTCTACGTCTTCGGTAGCGTCGCGAGAGGGGATTGGGCAGCCGACAGCGATATCGATGTGTTGATAATAAGCGAGAGGGCACCCGACGACGCTCTAGAGAGGGCGAGGATCGCTGTTGCGGTGAAGGAGGCGCTCGGAAGACTTGCGCCCGTGGAGTTGCACTTCGCTACGCCTAAGCAGTACGCCGAGTGGTACGCCAAGTTCATCGACGTATCTGTGAAGATATGTTAG
- a CDS encoding HEPN domain-containing protein, which yields MGRREVEFLRRRALEFLEAAQDDLRAGRTDLAAFHAEQAVQLALKYLLARDFGSYPHTHDLRALFELIREHMPEIWDFYTENKYAIEVMMDAYIGARYLPREYRRDIVEHLVDVAKAFVERYVKLGS from the coding sequence GTGGGAAGGCGCGAGGTGGAGTTTTTGAGGAGGAGGGCGCTGGAATTTCTGGAAGCGGCGCAGGACGATTTACGAGCGGGCAGGACGGATCTAGCGGCGTTCCACGCCGAGCAGGCAGTACAACTAGCGCTGAAGTATCTGCTAGCCCGCGACTTCGGTAGCTACCCCCACACCCACGATCTGAGAGCCTTGTTTGAATTGATCAGGGAACACATGCCCGAGATATGGGATTTCTACACGGAAAACAAATACGCGATAGAGGTTATGATGGACGCGTACATCGGCGCCAGATACCTACCGAGAGAGTACAGGAGGGATATCGTGGAGCATTTAGTGGACGTGGCGAAGGCCTTCGTGGAGAGGTATGTTAAATTGGGGAGTTGA
- a CDS encoding CofH family radical SAM protein, giving the protein MAERGLNRSDALYLMREADVFTLAKAAEELTRKYYGGVVTFVNNVVINYSNVCVAKCPICAFYRLPGHGEGYVRKPGEVAAMVERFAKELGVTELHINGGFNPFLTPEYFDELFREVKRRVPRVAIKGPTMAEVDYYAKLWRVSRQEVLSRWKEAGLDAISGGGAEIFAEEVRKVVAPHKISGEEWLEIAELAHKMGIPSNATMLYGHVEREEHVVDHIFRVKDLQERTGGLLLFIPVKFNPDNTELKARGVVARPAPSTYDVKVVAIARLILGDRLKVAAYWLSVGKKLASTLLLAGANDLVGTMYNEAVLTSAGARHSASVEELAEIAREVGKTPALRDTFHRVLAYL; this is encoded by the coding sequence ATGGCTGAGAGAGGCTTAAACCGCTCAGATGCCCTTTACCTCATGCGCGAAGCGGACGTCTTCACCTTGGCCAAAGCCGCTGAGGAGCTGACGCGGAAGTACTACGGCGGCGTTGTGACCTTCGTCAACAACGTGGTTATCAACTACTCGAACGTGTGCGTTGCCAAATGCCCCATCTGCGCCTTCTATAGGCTCCCCGGCCACGGGGAGGGCTACGTGAGGAAGCCCGGGGAGGTGGCGGCGATGGTGGAGCGCTTTGCGAAAGAGCTCGGCGTCACCGAGCTCCACATAAACGGCGGCTTCAACCCTTTCCTGACGCCGGAGTACTTCGATGAGCTGTTCCGAGAGGTGAAGAGGAGGGTTCCCCGCGTGGCGATAAAGGGTCCCACCATGGCTGAGGTGGACTACTACGCCAAGCTGTGGCGCGTCTCGCGGCAGGAGGTCCTATCGCGCTGGAAAGAGGCGGGGCTAGACGCCATTTCGGGCGGCGGCGCCGAGATATTCGCAGAGGAGGTCAGGAAGGTGGTTGCCCCCCACAAGATATCTGGCGAAGAGTGGCTCGAAATTGCGGAGCTGGCCCACAAGATGGGCATACCCAGCAACGCCACCATGCTCTACGGACACGTGGAGAGAGAGGAGCACGTGGTAGACCACATATTCCGCGTCAAGGACCTCCAGGAGAGGACTGGGGGCCTCCTCCTCTTCATCCCCGTTAAGTTCAACCCAGATAACACGGAGCTCAAGGCGAGGGGGGTCGTCGCGAGGCCGGCCCCCTCCACCTACGACGTGAAGGTGGTGGCCATAGCGAGGCTGATCCTAGGGGACAGGCTAAAGGTGGCTGCCTACTGGCTCTCCGTGGGCAAGAAGCTGGCCTCCACCCTCCTACTTGCCGGCGCCAACGACCTAGTGGGGACGATGTACAACGAGGCTGTGCTCACCTCGGCCGGGGCGAGGCACAGCGCGTCGGTGGAGGAGTTGGCAGAAATTGCAAGAGAGGTGGGCAAAACACCTGCACTGAGGGACACATTCCACAGAGTACTGGCCTACTTGTAG
- a CDS encoding FHA domain-containing protein — protein MEVFIVEVSPALVLRTVDGRAEYRVEGQRVFGRAYFSWHPRSVFISRRHFAVEYLEGTYFVEDLGSTNGTFLNGVDIRGMGKTPLRLGDVINVAGVLELVVAYK, from the coding sequence ATGGAGGTCTTCATCGTGGAGGTCTCTCCAGCTCTTGTGCTTAGAACAGTGGACGGCCGCGCCGAGTACAGAGTGGAGGGGCAGAGGGTGTTTGGAAGGGCTTATTTCAGCTGGCACCCGCGTAGTGTTTTTATTTCTAGGCGCCACTTCGCAGTGGAGTACCTGGAGGGCACCTACTTCGTGGAGGACCTTGGTAGCACCAATGGTACTTTTCTAAATGGAGTGGACATCCGGGGGATGGGGAAGACGCCGCTGAGGCTTGGCGACGTGATCAACGTGGCGGGGGTCCTTGAGCTTGTAGTTGCCTACAAGTAG
- a CDS encoding MazG nucleotide pyrophosphohydrolase domain-containing protein, which produces MDIRELIEMQLAFSKEKFPRFWVIDDEKDLVLRLEYLTNALAGEVGEAANLVKKAVRSTVYGHGDVKLEDVREALEEEITDVFIYTLTIAGLLGLDLEKSYLAKLEKNKKRFTP; this is translated from the coding sequence GTGGATATCAGAGAGCTGATCGAGATGCAACTCGCGTTCTCCAAGGAGAAGTTCCCCCGGTTCTGGGTAATAGACGACGAAAAAGACCTCGTCCTCAGGCTTGAGTACCTCACCAACGCACTGGCCGGCGAGGTGGGGGAAGCCGCGAATCTGGTCAAGAAGGCCGTGCGGAGCACCGTCTACGGCCACGGCGATGTGAAGCTGGAAGATGTAAGGGAGGCCCTCGAAGAGGAGATCACCGACGTCTTCATCTACACTTTAACAATAGCCGGGCTCCTCGGCCTAGACCTCGAAAAGTCGTACCTAGCCAAGCTGGAGAAAAACAAGAAGAGGTTTACGCCGTAG
- a CDS encoding MTH1187 family thiamine-binding protein codes for MAKMVVSFSVVPIGTGSPSVSKYVQRATQVIREMGLKYRTGAGFTDVELDSYAQLAELLQRIERALAEMGAQRILYTIKIDRRFDKELYIEEKVQKAEKI; via the coding sequence ATGGCCAAGATGGTTGTTAGCTTCTCGGTGGTGCCTATTGGGACGGGCTCTCCCAGCGTATCTAAATACGTGCAGAGGGCGACGCAGGTTATTAGGGAGATGGGACTGAAGTATCGGACCGGCGCCGGCTTCACTGACGTTGAGCTGGACTCCTACGCCCAGCTGGCCGAGCTTCTGCAGAGGATAGAAAGGGCTCTGGCGGAGATGGGGGCCCAGCGCATCCTCTACACCATAAAGATCGACAGGCGGTTTGACAAGGAGCTGTACATAGAGGAGAAGGTACAGAAGGCGGAAAAGATATAA
- a CDS encoding KaiC domain-containing protein, translating into MKRVSTGVEELDRALEGGIPQGSWVVVTGEPGVGKSILCMHFAYAGLRSGDPVVYVTTEQEFRDVMEQARQLGMDFSKFSAYNIAWRKEPEELPEIVVIDIFGLLKVARQLTEKAKEESPEKVRRYAALSIDTLIEAINEAYDLLAVAKERGTPERHVRLVIDSMSAFWVDKPVMARKYSYQLKIATHRENVTALLTSQYAPTTRQAFGFGLEHIADGVIHMWMDDVESAKEVRRWLIVKKMRMTNHATRAYRVRIEPSRGIVLEPA; encoded by the coding sequence GTGAAGAGGGTCTCCACCGGGGTGGAGGAGCTGGACAGGGCGCTTGAAGGCGGCATACCGCAGGGGAGCTGGGTGGTGGTGACTGGGGAGCCCGGCGTTGGGAAGTCCATATTGTGTATGCACTTCGCCTACGCTGGGCTTAGGTCCGGTGATCCGGTTGTCTACGTCACTACGGAGCAGGAGTTCCGCGACGTCATGGAGCAGGCGAGGCAGCTGGGCATGGACTTCTCGAAGTTCTCCGCCTACAACATAGCGTGGAGGAAGGAGCCTGAGGAGCTCCCGGAGATTGTCGTCATCGACATCTTCGGCTTGTTGAAGGTGGCGCGGCAGCTGACCGAAAAGGCTAAGGAGGAGAGCCCCGAGAAGGTGAGGCGCTACGCCGCGTTGTCCATAGACACGTTGATCGAGGCGATAAACGAGGCCTACGACCTCCTCGCAGTGGCCAAGGAGAGGGGTACTCCCGAGAGGCACGTCCGCCTGGTGATAGACTCCATGTCCGCCTTCTGGGTGGACAAGCCCGTCATGGCCAGGAAGTACTCCTACCAGCTTAAGATCGCCACGCATAGGGAGAACGTCACCGCGCTTCTCACAAGCCAGTACGCCCCGACGACGAGGCAGGCATTCGGCTTCGGCCTAGAGCACATCGCAGACGGCGTGATACACATGTGGATGGACGACGTCGAGTCGGCAAAGGAGGTGAGGAGGTGGCTGATAGTGAAGAAGATGCGGATGACGAACCACGCCACAAGGGCTTACAGAGTGAGAATAGAGCCCAGCCGGGGGATTGTCCTGGAGCCTGCCTAG
- the pdxT gene encoding pyridoxal 5'-phosphate synthase glutaminase subunit PdxT: MKVGVLALQGDVEEHLEAFRRAAAELNISAEAVRVKRADQLDGLSALAIPGGESTTIGKLAQRLGILDRLRTVVESGVPTLATCAGAVLLAKEVRDSVVGPTGQPLLAVLNAAVVRNAYGRQRDSFEANVDVEGIGTVRAVFIRAPIFAKTWPPARAIAHVDHPRAGRAIVAVRQDHVLATAFHPELTTTAFHKAVLEMAAGRL, from the coding sequence ATGAAAGTGGGCGTGTTGGCGTTGCAGGGCGATGTGGAGGAGCACCTAGAGGCCTTTAGGAGGGCCGCCGCTGAGCTGAACATCTCGGCGGAGGCGGTGAGGGTAAAGAGGGCAGATCAGCTGGACGGCTTGTCGGCTTTGGCTATACCCGGAGGAGAGTCCACCACTATCGGCAAGCTAGCCCAGAGGCTGGGGATTTTAGACCGGCTAAGGACCGTAGTTGAGTCAGGAGTTCCAACCCTGGCCACCTGCGCGGGGGCCGTGTTGCTGGCCAAGGAGGTGAGAGACTCCGTTGTGGGCCCCACGGGCCAGCCGCTCCTCGCCGTGCTCAACGCCGCCGTTGTTAGAAACGCCTACGGGAGGCAGAGGGACTCCTTCGAAGCCAATGTCGACGTGGAGGGCATAGGTACGGTAAGGGCAGTGTTCATAAGAGCCCCGATCTTCGCCAAGACGTGGCCCCCCGCGAGGGCCATCGCGCATGTCGACCATCCCCGCGCCGGCAGGGCAATAGTCGCTGTTAGACAAGACCACGTGCTGGCAACAGCCTTCCACCCGGAGCTTACCACCACGGCCTTTCACAAGGCCGTACTGGAAATGGCGGCAGGTAGGCTCTAG